One genomic segment of Sanyastnella coralliicola includes these proteins:
- a CDS encoding ABC transporter permease → MNLLKIAFRNIFSKPLNTILSLVLLGFGVGIISLMLNVEQNLQEQFDRDIKDIDMVLGAKGSPLQLILANVYHVDAPTGNISRKEAERIAKHPYIEEGIPLAYGDNYRSYRIVGTTPQLHEHYGVAIAEGELFSATYSATIGSAVAEATGLKIGDNFFSAHGLTDETDVHTNHAFTVVGIFEPSGSVIDKLLLTPMESIWGVHEHVEEETGEKPDEEITAMLLKKKNPMAIMALPRMLEDTNMQIALPSIEINRLQTNFGIGMGTIQAIAYVVIFLSILSIFISLFNSLRERKYELALMRTMGASQGKLFSLIILEGLSLTFMGMVFGLLLSRVGLWILASVLESSFQYDFGNLWLVPSEWLLVVMTIFVGIVASLLPAFTAVKIDISKTLADG, encoded by the coding sequence ATGAATCTGCTGAAGATCGCGTTCCGGAACATATTTTCGAAGCCACTCAACACCATTTTGAGTTTGGTCCTCCTCGGCTTTGGAGTGGGAATCATCTCACTCATGTTGAATGTTGAACAGAACTTGCAAGAGCAGTTTGACCGTGACATCAAAGACATTGACATGGTGCTCGGCGCGAAGGGGTCTCCCCTTCAACTCATCCTTGCCAACGTTTACCATGTGGATGCCCCAACCGGTAATATCTCTCGCAAGGAAGCAGAACGCATTGCCAAGCATCCGTACATCGAAGAAGGCATTCCCTTGGCCTATGGAGATAATTACCGCTCTTACCGAATCGTAGGTACTACACCTCAATTGCATGAGCATTACGGTGTCGCTATCGCGGAAGGGGAATTGTTCTCCGCGACTTATTCTGCCACTATCGGTTCCGCGGTAGCGGAAGCCACGGGATTAAAAATTGGAGACAACTTCTTCAGTGCACACGGCTTAACAGACGAAACAGATGTGCACACCAACCATGCATTCACGGTAGTCGGCATCTTTGAGCCAAGCGGTTCAGTCATAGACAAACTTCTATTAACCCCTATGGAATCGATCTGGGGCGTGCATGAGCATGTAGAAGAAGAAACGGGTGAAAAGCCAGACGAAGAAATCACGGCGATGCTCTTGAAGAAGAAGAACCCCATGGCCATCATGGCGCTTCCAAGAATGCTGGAAGACACCAACATGCAAATTGCACTTCCGTCGATCGAGATTAACCGTCTACAAACGAACTTCGGAATCGGAATGGGGACCATACAAGCCATTGCCTACGTGGTCATCTTCCTTTCTATCTTAAGCATCTTCATCAGCCTATTCAACAGCCTTCGCGAACGTAAGTACGAACTCGCTCTGATGCGCACCATGGGGGCTTCACAAGGCAAGCTCTTCAGCTTGATTATTCTCGAGGGGCTTTCACTCACTTTCATGGGAATGGTCTTCGGATTGTTGCTTTCTCGTGTCGGACTTTGGATTCTCGCGAGCGTTTTGGAAAGCTCTTTCCAGTATGACTTTGGCAATCTTTGGCTGGTGCCTAGCGAATGGCTACTGGTGGTAATGACTATCTTTGTAGGAATTGTGGCATCGTTGTTGCCTGCATTTACTGCAGTGAAGATCGATATCTCAAAGACGTTAGCAGATGGTTAA
- a CDS encoding ABC transporter ATP-binding protein, translated as MLKSTNIEFQYPNGPSFQFPDVNCEAQEHLLLLGESGKGKTTLLHLLAGMLRPTRGSISIAGKDTYGLTSAQMDAFRGEHVGIIFQTAHFVESLSVEDNLVLPHFLNNKKVNKQKAASILDRLNLKHKLKQFPKNLSIGEQQRVAIARALMNDPSVVLADEPTSALDDKNASEVIDLLEEQARLSGASLIIVTHDQRLKDRFQKRVTL; from the coding sequence ATGCTCAAGAGCACTAACATAGAATTCCAGTACCCGAATGGTCCGTCGTTCCAGTTTCCGGATGTGAACTGTGAAGCACAAGAACATCTGCTGCTCCTCGGTGAATCAGGAAAAGGAAAAACAACCCTTCTGCACTTGCTCGCAGGAATGCTTCGTCCAACCCGAGGCTCTATCAGCATTGCGGGCAAAGACACTTACGGTCTGACCAGCGCTCAAATGGACGCCTTCCGCGGCGAGCACGTAGGCATCATTTTTCAGACGGCTCATTTTGTTGAGAGCCTTTCGGTAGAAGACAACTTGGTGCTGCCGCACTTCTTAAATAACAAGAAGGTCAACAAGCAGAAGGCCGCGAGTATACTTGATCGATTGAATCTGAAACACAAGCTCAAGCAATTCCCTAAGAATCTGAGTATTGGAGAGCAACAGCGTGTGGCGATTGCCCGGGCGTTGATGAACGACCCATCAGTGGTACTCGCTGATGAACCTACTTCTGCTCTTGACGACAAGAACGCCAGCGAGGTAATTGATCTGTTGGAAGAACAAGCACGTTTGAGCGGTGCGTCTTTGATCATTGTGACCCATGACCAGCGATTGAAAGATCGCTTCCAAAAACGCGTGACCCTATGA
- a CDS encoding DUF1572 family protein, whose translation MFLPNTIKLFRYYKSLGDKSFDQLDEDQLFETPNEVSNSLAIMIKHLHGNMMSRWTEFLTADGEKEWRNRDGEFELEAESRADLMKLWEEGWNCLFHAIEPLTEEDLERIIYIRNEGHTVTEAIMRQLGHYSYHVGQIVYLARQLKGNDWHSLSIPKGGSQNYNKDKFSQDKQRSHFTDKV comes from the coding sequence ATGTTCCTACCCAACACCATCAAACTTTTCCGCTATTACAAATCACTTGGAGACAAGAGCTTTGATCAATTGGATGAAGACCAACTATTTGAGACACCCAACGAGGTGAGTAATAGCTTGGCCATCATGATCAAACACCTCCACGGAAACATGATGTCACGTTGGACGGAGTTCTTGACAGCTGATGGAGAAAAGGAATGGCGTAACCGCGATGGGGAGTTTGAACTCGAAGCTGAATCTCGTGCCGACCTCATGAAGCTATGGGAAGAAGGATGGAATTGCCTCTTCCACGCCATCGAACCGTTGACTGAAGAAGACCTCGAACGCATTATCTATATCCGCAACGAAGGACATACAGTCACTGAGGCCATAATGCGTCAACTTGGGCATTATAGCTACCACGTCGGGCAAATCGTCTACCTCGCTCGTCAGCTGAAAGGGAATGACTGGCATTCCTTGTCTATTCCGAAGGGCGGAAGCCAGAACTACAACAAAGACAAGTTCTCTCAAGACAAGCAACGCTCACACTTCACTGATAAGGTCTGA
- a CDS encoding PQQ-dependent sugar dehydrogenase: MKKGWVRIAVLLMLSLAWNTDSLAQRPTELIADRLAYVDDVIQVTSFSNDPEEDRLFIMCHNGKIWVYEDGVVLDEPFFDIGEDGLDIVDFGIGSEEGLLSITLDPNYDENGFFYLMYNGYRPDGTGTNLYDEHLVCFRRSADDEYKADTDWWYEVLYIEMPRRGHNGGAVFFGQDGYLYCSIGDGGSTGSGQTGGGSGGDADNNAQSLDTILGKVLRIGVNGDTPYTIPADNPFVGVENAREEIWAYGLRNPWRWSFDSVTGDMYIGDVGEVDWEEVSFGESGVGGINYGWRLLEGNACYEPVENCDPDGITQLPAYDYFHDGNLCSVIGGFVYRGQEIPSLYGYYIYSDACGFADEKFWLLWNDGTGWQNEPVEVIVDGGFQPWIETRLGFGQDNQGNLYICTRLAVYKIAADPNYTAPSDTKDTALKFVPNPAYNETILDLGGNFVLDRMQVYNAQGKLMNEYGGNTGVRAYRIDISGYPSGVYSVRVTCEGSDEVRTGKFVVADWVD, encoded by the coding sequence ATGAAGAAAGGATGGGTACGTATTGCGGTATTACTGATGCTCTCACTAGCGTGGAATACCGACTCGCTCGCACAACGACCAACCGAACTGATCGCTGATCGTCTCGCTTACGTTGACGACGTGATTCAGGTCACCTCTTTCTCGAATGATCCAGAGGAAGATCGCCTATTCATTATGTGCCACAACGGTAAGATTTGGGTCTACGAAGACGGTGTTGTGCTTGACGAGCCATTCTTTGACATCGGTGAAGACGGACTCGATATCGTTGATTTCGGAATTGGTTCTGAAGAAGGGTTATTGAGCATTACCCTAGACCCGAACTACGATGAAAACGGGTTCTTCTACTTGATGTACAACGGTTACCGTCCTGACGGAACAGGAACCAACCTCTACGACGAACACCTCGTTTGTTTCCGTCGTTCAGCTGACGACGAATACAAAGCTGATACAGACTGGTGGTACGAAGTACTCTACATCGAAATGCCACGTCGAGGACATAACGGTGGCGCGGTTTTCTTCGGTCAAGACGGTTACCTCTACTGCTCTATCGGAGACGGAGGATCTACCGGAAGTGGCCAAACAGGTGGCGGCAGCGGTGGCGATGCAGACAACAATGCACAAAGCCTTGACACCATTCTAGGTAAGGTGCTTCGCATCGGAGTTAATGGTGATACCCCGTACACAATCCCCGCGGACAACCCATTCGTTGGCGTAGAAAATGCCCGCGAAGAGATCTGGGCTTACGGCTTGCGTAACCCATGGCGTTGGAGTTTCGATAGCGTAACCGGTGATATGTATATCGGTGATGTGGGAGAAGTAGACTGGGAAGAAGTTTCTTTCGGCGAATCTGGAGTTGGTGGTATCAACTACGGTTGGCGATTACTTGAAGGAAATGCCTGCTACGAGCCAGTGGAGAATTGTGACCCCGACGGAATTACTCAACTTCCAGCCTATGATTACTTCCATGATGGCAACCTCTGCTCAGTCATCGGTGGTTTCGTGTACCGCGGACAAGAAATCCCTTCTCTCTACGGCTACTACATCTACAGCGATGCTTGTGGATTCGCAGACGAGAAATTCTGGTTGCTTTGGAATGACGGCACAGGATGGCAAAACGAACCAGTTGAAGTGATTGTCGATGGTGGCTTCCAGCCTTGGATTGAAACACGCCTTGGTTTCGGACAAGACAACCAAGGAAACTTGTACATCTGTACCCGTTTGGCTGTCTACAAAATTGCGGCAGATCCGAATTACACGGCGCCATCTGACACGAAAGACACGGCCCTTAAGTTCGTGCCTAACCCTGCTTATAACGAAACCATTCTCGACCTTGGTGGGAACTTCGTTCTAGACCGCATGCAGGTTTACAATGCCCAAGGAAAACTCATGAACGAATATGGTGGCAACACCGGCGTTCGTGCCTACCGCATTGACATTTCGGGCTACCCTTCAGGTGTGTACTCAGTACGTGTTACTTGCGAAGGTTCAGACGAGGTAAGAACAGGAAAGTTTGTGGTTGCTGATTGGGTCGACTGA
- a CDS encoding T9SS type A sorting domain-containing protein yields MRKSVLSKFINPTNLAVLLITITALVFMGFRTEPGNFHSNGSHMMMQMAGLTTTSGTFFTGSGNCVNCHGTDPNGVALVTEDGEDVAPVNDWQATLMANSAHDPFWRAKVRHEILESPAIAEEIENVCTDCHAPQGHSEFHMTGQGTHYSMEYLLTDSLGLDGVGCIACHGIEDEGLRDSHNGNQPYSELQVAYGTFDNPWSGPMIQQTGFSPAEGQHMGQSEVCAGCHSLFVETVDYDGVATGDTFFEQATYHEWLNSIYDEQEIECQGCHMPDAGDVKMSPTPNWLFPRPFQKHYFVGGNSFMLGLIRDNAEALGVSASTEQFDMVIERTLDALQNQSLTMNVEHIGNEQDSALIEVSLLNEVGHKFPSGYPARLLFLEFKVTDEDGNVLFHNGIIDENYEIVDRDEGYEPHYDIIRNEEDVMIYEMVQADVNDQPTTVLERAKYPLKDNRLTPVGFSQSHISYDTTTVAGFALNDPNFNALEGLEGSGGDRVQYRVPIDGYVGPIQIEARAWYQSLPPQWTEEMFAWDDPEIQGFREMFEERDNTPVLVAEVIQDSTTDIDEADALRNVEIGPNPTTTGLVRFYGLPQGAHQIDIYTQTGQLVFSDYSTAQEITLPSAAGCYVLVVDGVKSFRVVKE; encoded by the coding sequence ATGCGCAAGTCTGTTCTGTCGAAATTTATTAATCCCACCAATCTTGCGGTGCTGTTGATAACCATCACGGCCCTCGTATTTATGGGATTCCGCACGGAGCCAGGGAATTTTCATTCCAATGGTTCTCACATGATGATGCAAATGGCTGGTTTGACCACAACCTCTGGTACTTTCTTTACCGGTAGTGGAAACTGTGTCAACTGTCACGGCACTGATCCAAACGGGGTAGCCTTGGTTACTGAAGATGGAGAAGACGTAGCTCCAGTGAATGATTGGCAGGCGACCTTGATGGCGAATTCAGCGCATGATCCGTTTTGGCGTGCGAAGGTTCGTCATGAGATTCTTGAATCACCCGCTATCGCGGAAGAGATTGAGAATGTGTGTACAGATTGCCATGCACCGCAAGGACATTCTGAGTTCCACATGACCGGACAAGGAACGCACTACTCAATGGAATACTTGCTGACAGATTCTCTGGGCTTGGATGGGGTAGGATGCATTGCGTGCCACGGAATTGAAGATGAAGGACTTCGTGATTCACACAACGGAAACCAACCTTACAGTGAACTGCAAGTAGCTTACGGAACCTTCGATAACCCTTGGTCTGGACCGATGATTCAGCAAACGGGCTTTTCACCGGCTGAAGGTCAGCACATGGGACAAAGCGAAGTTTGTGCAGGCTGTCACAGCCTGTTTGTTGAGACTGTTGATTATGATGGCGTCGCAACTGGTGATACTTTCTTTGAGCAGGCGACTTACCACGAATGGCTCAACTCGATTTACGACGAACAGGAAATCGAATGTCAAGGATGCCACATGCCAGACGCCGGTGACGTGAAGATGAGTCCAACACCAAACTGGTTGTTCCCTCGTCCTTTCCAGAAGCACTACTTCGTCGGTGGAAATAGCTTCATGCTCGGGCTAATACGTGACAATGCAGAAGCACTTGGTGTTTCTGCTTCGACAGAGCAGTTTGATATGGTGATCGAGCGTACGCTTGATGCGCTCCAGAATCAAAGCTTGACCATGAATGTTGAACACATCGGCAACGAACAGGATTCAGCATTGATTGAGGTGAGCTTGTTGAACGAAGTCGGACATAAATTCCCAAGCGGTTACCCTGCGCGTCTCCTATTCCTCGAGTTCAAAGTGACAGACGAAGATGGAAACGTACTCTTCCACAACGGAATTATCGACGAGAACTACGAGATCGTTGACCGTGATGAAGGCTACGAGCCTCACTACGACATCATTCGTAACGAAGAAGATGTGATGATCTACGAAATGGTGCAGGCAGATGTCAATGATCAGCCGACTACCGTTCTTGAACGTGCGAAGTACCCTCTGAAAGACAATCGCTTGACACCCGTTGGTTTCTCGCAGAGCCATATCTCTTACGACACAACTACGGTAGCTGGATTCGCACTGAATGATCCAAACTTCAACGCCCTAGAAGGCCTCGAAGGAAGTGGAGGAGACCGTGTACAATACCGCGTCCCTATTGATGGCTACGTTGGTCCAATTCAAATCGAAGCACGCGCCTGGTACCAAAGCCTCCCACCGCAATGGACAGAAGAAATGTTCGCTTGGGATGACCCAGAAATTCAAGGCTTCAGGGAGATGTTCGAAGAACGAGACAACACCCCAGTACTGGTCGCAGAAGTCATCCAGGACAGCACGACAGATATTGATGAAGCCGATGCCCTGCGCAACGTGGAAATTGGCCCAAATCCAACAACCACCGGCCTCGTTCGTTTCTACGGCCTACCTCAAGGCGCACATCAAATTGACATCTACACTCAAACTGGTCAACTGGTCTTCAGTGACTATTCGACAGCACAAGAAATAACACTGCCATCTGCGGCCGGGTGTTATGTGTTGGTAGTTGATGGGGTGAAGAGTTTTAGGGTGGTGAAAGAATAA
- a CDS encoding endonuclease/exonuclease/phosphatase family protein produces the protein MKLSLLLLAGMFCFASVLAQPTNITIDADFSDWTADLPGVIDTPEVTSDVDILSFQVTNDADFLYVHVVLADEIDLTEDLIPHNLRMFIDADNDAGTGFNPQAGYGSELGIVFRDRFAYYDVIPESTVTFTDFQFRPAPTVSGNEFEFAIGRDVIPDGVNPLFTSETIKILFIENNGGDRCPNNGSVFAYTFNDDPIATPDPTPFEKVQATDLRFVTYNVLANGLTNGSRQDAIRRQLQAADPDIIGFQEVGSVSTSAAKTLLDDWLPLGTPDGWYLVKDEDMITASPWPFIETWPSLSRQFPALIDLPAIYGADLLLVNAHLSCCGNNDGRQDQVDSYIEWLSDAMTVGGSVDLPEFTPIVYLGDLNLVGYASQLNTLLTGDIVQEGTYGADFAPDWDGTSITEAPCIQSDKRMHYSWRNDAEDNFPPGKLDFIMYSDAVMDLSRSYAIQTEVMPADRLALYGLNEDDTSTASDHFPVVADFALTLFADADNDGVIDELDNCVDTPNADQADWNSDGAGDACSDSDGDGLFDDQEINTFGTDPGLEDSDNDGLTDGEEVNVYGTLPLVQDSDGDGLTDWLEISTGIYNPLDPDTNNNGCNDADEFSYQCGDSPCSDCVGDLDNNGIVNAADLLVFLGAFGLICE, from the coding sequence ATGAAACTAAGCTTACTCCTACTTGCAGGCATGTTCTGCTTTGCGTCTGTGTTGGCTCAGCCGACGAATATTACCATTGACGCAGACTTTTCTGATTGGACAGCCGATTTACCTGGGGTGATTGATACCCCTGAGGTGACGAGTGATGTCGATATTCTCAGTTTTCAGGTGACGAATGATGCTGACTTCCTCTACGTGCACGTGGTGTTGGCGGATGAGATTGACCTGACTGAGGACTTGATTCCCCATAATTTGCGGATGTTTATTGATGCAGATAATGATGCTGGAACAGGGTTCAATCCTCAAGCGGGGTATGGGTCTGAGTTAGGGATTGTCTTCAGAGATCGCTTTGCTTATTACGATGTGATTCCGGAATCTACAGTGACCTTCACTGATTTCCAGTTTCGTCCGGCACCTACTGTTTCAGGGAATGAATTTGAGTTCGCTATCGGGAGAGATGTCATTCCAGATGGAGTGAATCCGCTCTTCACCAGCGAGACGATTAAAATTCTGTTCATAGAGAACAATGGGGGAGATCGTTGTCCGAATAACGGGAGTGTGTTTGCGTACACCTTCAACGATGACCCGATCGCTACTCCTGACCCGACACCATTTGAAAAGGTACAGGCGACTGACCTGCGCTTTGTGACTTACAATGTACTTGCCAATGGACTCACGAATGGAAGTCGTCAAGACGCCATTCGCCGTCAGTTGCAAGCGGCAGATCCTGATATTATCGGTTTCCAAGAGGTAGGTTCAGTATCTACTTCTGCAGCGAAGACGTTGCTCGACGATTGGTTGCCCTTAGGTACACCTGACGGATGGTATTTGGTGAAGGATGAAGACATGATCACGGCATCACCTTGGCCGTTTATTGAGACCTGGCCTTCATTATCCCGTCAGTTTCCGGCATTGATTGACTTGCCGGCCATTTATGGTGCTGATTTACTCTTGGTGAATGCCCATCTCTCTTGCTGTGGCAACAATGATGGAAGACAGGATCAAGTTGACTCTTACATCGAATGGCTTTCAGACGCGATGACCGTGGGAGGTTCAGTGGATCTTCCTGAGTTCACACCCATCGTCTATCTGGGCGACTTGAATTTGGTCGGCTATGCAAGTCAGCTGAACACCTTGTTGACCGGAGATATCGTTCAAGAAGGAACTTACGGGGCCGACTTCGCTCCTGATTGGGATGGTACTTCGATTACAGAGGCTCCATGCATTCAATCAGACAAGCGCATGCACTACTCATGGCGCAATGACGCTGAAGACAACTTCCCACCAGGGAAATTGGATTTCATCATGTACAGCGATGCGGTAATGGATTTGAGTCGTTCTTACGCCATCCAAACTGAAGTCATGCCAGCAGACCGACTGGCCTTGTATGGGTTGAATGAGGATGACACCTCAACGGCCAGTGATCACTTCCCTGTAGTAGCTGATTTTGCCTTGACTTTGTTCGCTGATGCTGATAACGATGGTGTCATCGATGAACTGGATAACTGCGTAGATACACCAAATGCAGATCAAGCCGATTGGAATAGCGACGGTGCGGGCGATGCTTGTTCTGATTCAGATGGTGACGGTCTTTTTGATGATCAGGAGATCAATACCTTCGGTACAGATCCAGGCCTCGAAGATTCAGATAACGACGGACTAACCGACGGCGAAGAGGTTAATGTTTACGGTACCCTCCCTCTAGTACAAGATTCAGACGGAGATGGCTTAACGGATTGGCTCGAAATCTCAACGGGAATCTATAATCCACTAGACCCGGACACAAACAATAACGGCTGCAATGATGCCGATGAATTCTCCTACCAATGTGGCGATTCCCCATGCTCCGATTGTGTCGGCGACTTAGACAACAACGGCATTGTGAACGCAGCTGACTTGTTGGTGTTTTTAGGGGCGTTTGGGCTAATCTGCGAGTAG
- a CDS encoding proline dehydrogenase family protein produces MKLSFDNTEIAFAHKSNAELKKAYWLFKLVGSPALVKFGKVSVGLALKLRIPIGWAMRNNIFAQFCGGESIADCAQTTQVLDKGNVGTILDYSVEGKESSEDFERTTQEILRTVETANDNIHIPFCVFKTTGISRFSLLEKVNANAELSQEEQAEFEGVKTRMDRIAKRAFETGTPVFIDAEESWIQDAIDDMAHELMAKYNKERVIVYNTVQLYRHDRLAFLQDAIAEAKSKGYHYGVKLVRGAYMEKERDRAEERGYQDPIQPNKEASDKDFDAAVKLCIDEIEHVAVVAGSHNEASSKALAELMIERNIAKDDKRVYFAQLFGMSDHISFNLSHAGFNVAKYVPYGPIREVIPYLIRRAEENTSVKGQTGRELSLIQREIQRRKGRR; encoded by the coding sequence ATGAAGTTGAGTTTTGACAATACCGAAATCGCATTCGCGCACAAAAGCAATGCGGAATTGAAGAAAGCCTACTGGTTGTTCAAGCTAGTGGGTAGTCCTGCCCTTGTGAAATTCGGGAAGGTTTCTGTTGGTTTGGCGCTCAAACTTCGCATTCCTATTGGTTGGGCGATGCGCAACAACATCTTCGCTCAATTCTGCGGTGGGGAGTCAATTGCTGATTGTGCTCAAACCACTCAGGTGCTGGATAAAGGAAACGTCGGTACTATCCTCGATTATAGTGTTGAGGGAAAAGAAAGCAGCGAAGATTTCGAACGTACTACGCAAGAGATTCTTCGCACGGTTGAGACGGCCAACGACAACATTCACATTCCATTCTGTGTCTTCAAGACGACAGGTATTTCTCGCTTTAGCTTGCTTGAAAAAGTTAACGCTAACGCGGAATTGAGTCAGGAAGAACAAGCCGAATTTGAAGGCGTAAAAACGCGCATGGATCGCATTGCGAAACGTGCTTTTGAAACGGGCACTCCCGTCTTCATAGATGCCGAAGAGAGCTGGATTCAAGACGCCATTGACGACATGGCTCATGAGCTGATGGCGAAATACAACAAGGAGCGTGTTATTGTCTACAATACCGTTCAATTGTACCGTCATGATCGCTTAGCCTTCCTTCAAGACGCTATCGCGGAAGCCAAATCAAAAGGCTACCACTACGGAGTAAAACTCGTTCGCGGAGCTTACATGGAAAAAGAGCGTGATCGCGCCGAAGAACGCGGTTACCAAGATCCAATTCAACCCAATAAGGAAGCTTCTGATAAAGACTTCGACGCCGCTGTCAAGCTGTGCATCGATGAAATCGAACATGTTGCCGTAGTTGCAGGGTCGCACAACGAAGCAAGCTCCAAAGCACTTGCTGAACTGATGATTGAACGCAACATCGCCAAAGACGATAAACGCGTTTACTTCGCTCAGCTATTCGGAATGAGCGATCACATCAGCTTCAACCTCAGCCACGCCGGATTCAACGTAGCCAAATACGTACCCTACGGCCCCATCCGTGAAGTCATCCCCTACCTCATCAGACGAGCTGAAGAAAACACTTCGGTAAAAGGGCAAACCGGAAGGGAGTTGTCACTCATCCAACGCGAAATCCAACGCAGGAAAGGGAGACGGTAG
- a CDS encoding gliding motility-associated C-terminal domain-containing protein — protein MRPSSKFISIWTLCLAVIFISSEGHTQIFYNGDFEINDGCNTTLGQVTWVDGWFTVVESADFYSCGFTTDFFPTDGEAACGDAYMGFASYGDANGSAEAIGSQLPSPLVAGLEYEFSVQVKIPTGGFYSTPCGGLCVYGFVNAPPQGLIASHPSLIDGATELVCTETVDNQQWEEQVINFVADQAYNYLVFSVAYAPGCAQNIFLDCISIVEAETFQEQLTVCEGEELTLDPGFGAETDWNIVNDDQTLTFIQQSENYTFTATESINILAQGPEEDTFTYFIEVVNYPEVDLGDDFTACEGDEIVLESGSAESYVWNGEAGGQMLAVTESGVYTLEASNGECISTDEVEVTIIPMPVVDLGPDILDCEGNEVLVNANAEVVWDDGTVSSGYLVQESGTYTASITNECFVVEDEIEVGIVVVPPTALPTALLACVGDSLTLDLVIDVDAAVWFVNDTTYSGSEIVIGESAEVLVQYVYQGCDATDEVSVTFEPSLDMSKVVMPNIFTPNYDGVNDFIRPIYLPDLSLNLCAEDELITIDMNIFNRWGEQLVESACSWDARQDDGNTVASGSYYYIVDLYSNCLSSASEKRLTGVITITY, from the coding sequence ATGCGCCCTTCATCAAAGTTTATCTCGATCTGGACCTTGTGCCTGGCGGTTATATTTATTTCGTCAGAAGGCCACACACAGATCTTCTATAACGGAGACTTTGAGATTAATGATGGCTGCAACACCACGCTTGGTCAGGTGACTTGGGTAGACGGTTGGTTCACCGTGGTGGAGTCAGCCGACTTCTATAGTTGTGGATTTACTACAGATTTCTTTCCCACAGATGGCGAAGCTGCTTGCGGTGATGCCTACATGGGTTTCGCGTCGTATGGTGATGCGAATGGCAGCGCTGAGGCCATCGGTTCGCAACTTCCGAGCCCTTTGGTGGCAGGTTTGGAGTATGAATTTTCTGTCCAAGTGAAGATTCCTACCGGCGGATTCTATAGCACGCCTTGCGGAGGTTTATGTGTTTATGGATTCGTGAACGCTCCGCCTCAAGGACTGATCGCCAGTCACCCTAGTTTGATTGACGGAGCTACAGAATTGGTATGTACTGAGACCGTCGACAACCAGCAATGGGAAGAGCAGGTGATCAATTTTGTGGCTGATCAAGCCTATAATTACTTAGTGTTTTCTGTAGCGTACGCGCCAGGTTGTGCCCAGAACATTTTTCTAGACTGCATTTCCATCGTGGAAGCTGAAACCTTTCAAGAGCAGTTGACGGTTTGTGAAGGGGAAGAGTTAACACTTGATCCCGGTTTTGGGGCGGAGACAGATTGGAATATTGTCAATGACGACCAAACCTTGACCTTCATCCAGCAAAGCGAGAATTACACCTTCACCGCTACGGAGTCAATCAACATTCTAGCTCAAGGCCCTGAAGAAGATACCTTCACCTATTTCATTGAAGTAGTGAATTACCCGGAAGTTGATCTGGGGGATGACTTCACAGCCTGCGAAGGCGATGAAATTGTCTTGGAGTCTGGTTCAGCAGAATCTTATGTCTGGAACGGGGAAGCAGGGGGGCAAATGCTTGCCGTCACCGAAAGTGGGGTCTATACCTTAGAAGCTAGTAATGGTGAATGTATTTCTACTGATGAGGTGGAGGTGACGATCATTCCGATGCCCGTAGTTGATCTCGGACCTGATATTCTAGATTGTGAAGGCAATGAGGTGTTGGTTAACGCTAACGCGGAAGTGGTTTGGGATGACGGGACGGTCTCAAGTGGATACTTAGTTCAAGAGTCAGGTACCTATACAGCGTCTATCACCAATGAGTGTTTTGTGGTCGAAGATGAAATCGAGGTGGGTATTGTTGTGGTTCCTCCCACAGCCTTGCCAACGGCCCTCCTCGCTTGTGTTGGAGACTCCTTGACCTTGGACCTGGTGATTGATGTAGATGCGGCGGTTTGGTTTGTCAACGATACCACCTATTCTGGATCTGAAATCGTCATCGGTGAAAGTGCGGAAGTATTGGTGCAATACGTCTATCAAGGATGTGACGCTACCGATGAAGTGTCCGTCACCTTCGAACCAAGTCTTGATATGAGTAAGGTGGTTATGCCGAATATCTTTACTCCGAACTACGACGGAGTGAATGATTTTATTCGTCCGATCTACCTCCCTGATCTTTCCTTAAACCTCTGCGCTGAAGATGAGCTCATCACCATTGACATGAATATCTTCAATCGATGGGGCGAGCAACTGGTTGAATCTGCTTGTTCATGGGATGCACGGCAAGATGATGGCAACACTGTGGCCTCAGGTAGCTACTACTATATCGTTGATTTGTATTCGAATTGCCTGTCTTCAGCCTCTGAAAAACGACTGACGGGAGTGATAACAATCACGTATTGA